A single region of the Pseudomonas sp. PDM14 genome encodes:
- a CDS encoding HisA/HisF-related TIM barrel protein: MPVLLLSGRGLVKTTRFKSAQYVGDIINSARIFNQMEVDELIILDIDSTAKKAPIQFDLIGRIVSECFMPICYGGGVQSIEDFRKLFYLGVEKVAVGSLIFSAPDVVKKAVSMFGAQSIVAVLDIKKSFWRKKYKVTTHNAKRQISMPLQQVLAVLENLGVGEVVINNVDREGTWQGFDNDLVSYFAKSLDVPVVAVGGCGTLDHIKSVVKEGQASAVGLGSMAVFQAKGMGVLIKFPKTRELECLLK, from the coding sequence ATGCCTGTGCTATTGCTGAGCGGCAGAGGGCTGGTGAAAACTACTAGGTTCAAGTCTGCTCAATATGTCGGAGATATCATCAATTCTGCAAGAATTTTCAATCAAATGGAGGTTGATGAGCTAATTATTCTGGACATTGATTCCACCGCAAAGAAAGCACCAATTCAATTTGATTTGATCGGGCGCATCGTTTCTGAGTGCTTTATGCCTATTTGTTACGGTGGGGGTGTCCAGTCGATTGAGGATTTCAGAAAGCTATTTTATCTCGGTGTTGAAAAAGTTGCGGTCGGCTCACTCATCTTTAGTGCTCCTGACGTTGTAAAAAAAGCAGTAAGTATGTTTGGGGCGCAAAGCATTGTTGCTGTGCTCGATATAAAAAAGAGCTTCTGGCGCAAAAAATACAAAGTTACCACTCATAATGCCAAGCGCCAGATCAGTATGCCTCTTCAGCAGGTGCTGGCTGTTCTCGAAAATCTGGGTGTAGGGGAAGTGGTCATAAATAATGTCGACCGTGAAGGAACATGGCAGGGGTTTGATAATGACTTGGTCAGTTATTTTGCAAAATCACTAGATGTTCCTGTCGTTGCTGTAGGCGGGTGTGGAACGCTGGATCATATAAAGTCTGTCGTGAAAGAGGGGCAGGCCTCGGCCGTAGGCTTGGGAAGCATGGCTGTATTTCAGGCTAAAGGAATGGGCGTGCTTATAAAATTTCCAAAGACGAGAGAGCTGGAATGTCTGCTGAAGTAA
- the hisH gene encoding imidazole glycerol phosphate synthase subunit HisH → MISIVDCGMGNIGSIVNILKHIGVKSEVISERAQVATATKIILPGVGHWNSGMKTINSSGLRDVLDDAALVREIPVLGICLGMQLLLNSSQEGELAGLGWIEGSVKRFDFSIYENCERLKVPHMGWNIVSADKLNPLSAGLSEDTRFYFVHSFHAADIRAEDIFMTCSYGYEFTCAINHRNIWGVQFHPEKSHKHGMQLLKNFASFQAC, encoded by the coding sequence ATGATTTCTATTGTCGACTGCGGTATGGGAAATATTGGCTCGATTGTCAATATTCTCAAGCATATAGGCGTGAAAAGCGAGGTTATTTCCGAGCGTGCGCAAGTCGCAACAGCCACAAAGATAATCTTGCCAGGTGTAGGCCACTGGAATAGTGGGATGAAAACTATCAACTCAAGCGGTCTGAGAGACGTGCTGGACGATGCAGCGTTGGTTAGAGAAATACCAGTGCTAGGTATTTGTCTTGGCATGCAACTCTTATTGAACAGCAGCCAAGAGGGAGAGTTGGCTGGCTTGGGTTGGATTGAAGGAAGCGTAAAACGATTCGATTTCTCAATTTATGAGAATTGTGAAAGGCTAAAGGTTCCGCATATGGGGTGGAATATTGTATCCGCCGATAAGCTTAACCCTCTAAGCGCAGGTCTCTCAGAAGATACGCGCTTTTACTTTGTTCATTCCTTTCACGCTGCAGATATTCGTGCAGAAGATATTTTCATGACGTGCAGTTATGGTTATGAGTTTACTTGCGCTATAAACCATAGGAACATTTGGGGTGTTCAATTTCACCCTGAAAAAAGTCACAAGCACGGTATGCAACTGTTGAAAAATTTTGCGAGTTTTCAGGCATGCTGA
- a CDS encoding acyltransferase, protein MLTLLSELKAFWLARRREVNEKFARTLPLGDYVVDRWEKARELGFGDGASIYDSSVVFGHVTVGEHTWIGPFTILDGSGGGLEIGSHCSISAGVQIYTHDTVERSLSGGKAPVATAPTRIGSNCYIGPNTVIAKGIIIGDAVVIGANSLVLQDIPSNCKAWGAPCRVVSKIEMGKI, encoded by the coding sequence ATGCTTACTTTGCTGAGCGAACTCAAGGCGTTTTGGCTTGCACGTCGTCGAGAAGTGAATGAGAAATTCGCACGTACCCTACCGCTTGGCGACTACGTGGTTGACCGTTGGGAGAAAGCGAGGGAGCTTGGTTTCGGTGATGGTGCATCCATCTATGACAGCAGTGTTGTATTTGGACATGTTACGGTAGGTGAACATACTTGGATTGGGCCCTTCACTATTTTGGACGGTTCTGGTGGAGGTCTTGAAATAGGTTCCCACTGCTCCATTTCGGCAGGTGTGCAGATATATACACACGATACAGTAGAGCGCTCGCTGAGTGGTGGGAAGGCACCAGTTGCCACCGCGCCGACAAGGATCGGATCCAATTGTTATATCGGCCCAAATACAGTTATCGCCAAAGGCATCATTATCGGTGACGCCGTTGTTATTGGTGCGAACAGCCTTGTATTGCAGGATATTCCTTCAAACTGCAAGGCTTGGGGGGCACCCTGTCGTGTAGTGTCGAAGATTGAAATGGGAAAGATATGA
- a CDS encoding DegT/DnrJ/EryC1/StrS family aminotransferase: MLKLSQPNISEAAIAAVADVLRSGQLVHGQECEAFERELATYLGCSDVILVSSGTAALHVALQALDIGLGDAVIVPDFTFPATANVVALTGARPVIVDVVPGTYTLDTVQLEQVIQSWDGVERLRAVLPVHEFGCIADMREINRIAKSYGLAVVEDAACALGARQDQRKAGTLSDVGCFSFHPRKTLTTGEGGALATNDAALAARMRRLRNHGMERTISGMQFFEPATNYRMTNFQAALGRAQLPLLDEWICQRTILASIYKELLSPLEKAGVLALPRLVTGHSWQTFMVVLDASINRDEVIGELRARGVETNLGAQSLSCIGIYGEPQVRSVFGPALYKYGLALPLFERMTMDDVSLVAEAVSQVLLGESA; the protein is encoded by the coding sequence ATGCTGAAGTTGTCCCAGCCCAATATCAGTGAGGCTGCTATCGCCGCAGTTGCCGACGTTCTTCGTTCTGGTCAGCTTGTGCATGGCCAAGAGTGCGAAGCATTCGAGCGAGAACTCGCAACCTACTTGGGCTGCAGTGACGTAATTCTAGTGTCCTCCGGCACTGCTGCATTGCACGTTGCCCTGCAAGCGCTTGATATAGGTCTTGGAGATGCGGTCATCGTTCCGGACTTCACTTTCCCGGCCACCGCTAACGTTGTAGCACTGACAGGTGCTCGCCCGGTTATTGTGGATGTCGTTCCGGGAACCTATACGCTGGATACTGTCCAGCTTGAGCAAGTTATCCAGTCATGGGATGGGGTGGAGCGGCTGCGTGCAGTGCTGCCCGTGCATGAGTTTGGTTGTATTGCCGACATGCGCGAAATAAATCGCATTGCCAAGTCGTATGGTCTGGCTGTCGTTGAGGACGCCGCCTGTGCGCTAGGTGCTCGACAGGATCAGCGTAAGGCGGGCACTTTGTCTGATGTTGGCTGCTTTTCCTTCCATCCCCGCAAGACGCTGACCACCGGGGAGGGGGGGGCTTTGGCAACGAATGACGCTGCATTGGCCGCTCGCATGCGTCGTCTGCGTAACCACGGTATGGAGCGTACGATATCTGGTATGCAATTTTTTGAGCCGGCAACAAACTACCGCATGACAAATTTTCAGGCCGCACTTGGACGTGCACAGTTGCCGCTGCTGGATGAGTGGATTTGTCAGCGGACGATACTTGCCAGCATTTATAAAGAACTTTTAAGTCCGTTGGAAAAAGCTGGAGTTCTTGCTTTGCCAAGGCTGGTCACCGGGCATAGCTGGCAAACTTTCATGGTTGTTCTGGATGCATCCATCAATCGTGATGAGGTAATCGGAGAACTGCGTGCGCGAGGCGTCGAAACCAATCTCGGGGCGCAAAGCCTATCCTGTATCGGAATATATGGTGAGCCGCAAGTTCGTTCAGTGTTCGGCCCAGCCTTGTATAAGTATGGACTGGCATTGCCCTTGTTTGAGCGTATGACAATGGATGATGTAAGTCTGGTAGCCGAGGCGGTTTCGCAAGTTTTGTTAGGTGAGAGCGCTTAG
- a CDS encoding NAD-dependent epimerase/dehydratase family protein yields the protein MITGKRIFITGGAGFIASMLISRLADKNEIVVYDNYTRNTLKGTPYANHPNVRQIQGDVLDFPKLKAAMAGAQLVVHAAAIAGIESTVRNPVTTMRVNMIGAANAMEAAQELGGVERFVDFSTSEVFGSHAFKVDEEQQTVTGAVGEARWTYAVSKLAGEHLAHAYFKQYGLPTVTVRPFNVYGPGQTGEGALAIFVRKALKNEDILIFGDGSQIRAWCYVDDMVEGVLCALEHPNAVGESFNIGNSRAVTTVYGLAQAVCRIVGSSSKIIFREALSADIELRIPKVGKARERIGFEAKVDLDEGLQRTAAWIAENETSLPQLSNLFKS from the coding sequence ATGATTACAGGCAAGAGAATCTTCATCACTGGCGGCGCCGGCTTCATCGCGAGCATGCTCATTTCTCGTCTAGCTGATAAGAACGAGATCGTGGTGTATGACAACTACACCCGCAACACGCTAAAGGGTACTCCCTACGCTAACCATCCCAATGTCCGCCAAATTCAAGGTGATGTGCTTGATTTCCCGAAGCTCAAGGCTGCAATGGCCGGAGCTCAGTTGGTCGTGCATGCTGCTGCCATTGCGGGTATCGAATCCACCGTGCGCAATCCTGTTACTACTATGCGGGTCAACATGATCGGCGCAGCCAATGCCATGGAGGCGGCTCAGGAGCTGGGTGGAGTGGAGCGTTTCGTCGATTTTTCGACTTCAGAAGTATTCGGTTCCCATGCCTTTAAGGTGGATGAAGAGCAACAGACGGTCACCGGCGCTGTTGGCGAAGCACGTTGGACTTACGCGGTGAGCAAGCTGGCGGGGGAACACCTGGCACACGCCTATTTCAAACAGTATGGACTGCCGACCGTTACGGTCCGCCCGTTTAACGTCTATGGCCCCGGCCAGACAGGTGAGGGCGCATTGGCAATCTTTGTACGTAAAGCGTTGAAGAATGAAGATATTCTAATCTTTGGCGATGGCAGCCAGATTCGCGCTTGGTGCTATGTAGACGACATGGTTGAAGGCGTACTGTGTGCTCTGGAGCACCCGAACGCCGTAGGTGAGTCGTTCAATATAGGTAACTCGCGCGCGGTGACTACCGTGTATGGCCTGGCTCAGGCGGTTTGCCGCATTGTTGGCAGTTCGTCGAAGATCATATTCCGTGAGGCGCTGTCGGCCGATATCGAGCTCCGTATTCCCAAGGTTGGAAAGGCCCGTGAGCGTATTGGATTTGAGGCCAAGGTCGATCTGGATGAGGGGCTGCAGCGTACCGCGGCCTGGATTGCAGAAAACGAAACCTCCCTGCCGCAACTCTCCAACCTGTTCAAGAGCTGA
- the wecB gene encoding non-hydrolyzing UDP-N-acetylglucosamine 2-epimerase — translation MTRKIVTIVGARPQFIKAAAVSREILKHSSVLEEVIVHTGQHYDPNMSQVFFDELEIPTPKYNLEVSGGGHGAMTGRMLEGIEQILLSEKPDWVLIYGDTNSTLAGALAAVKLHIPVAHVEAGLRSFNMRMPEEVNRILADRISTLLLCPTEAAVGNLAHESMIQGVHNVGDVMYDVALYYRERARVNSRILQRLGLTEQGYALATCHRAENTDDPIRLGAIVAALAKIAVEIPVVMPLHPRTCKLLQQYGLAHELKALHVLDPLPFLDMVALEQAASVILTDSGGVQKEAFFYRVPCITMRDETEWLETVELGWNQLAGADRSRILEAYNTFSNSSPTACAAPYGDGAASGRIVEKLMANS, via the coding sequence ATGACCCGAAAAATCGTCACGATCGTCGGCGCACGACCGCAATTCATTAAAGCTGCAGCCGTATCCCGAGAGATTCTTAAGCATTCAAGCGTGCTGGAAGAAGTGATTGTGCATACGGGGCAGCACTACGATCCAAATATGTCTCAAGTGTTTTTTGATGAGCTAGAAATCCCCACGCCGAAATATAACCTTGAGGTTTCTGGTGGCGGTCATGGTGCGATGACTGGGCGGATGCTCGAAGGTATCGAGCAGATTCTGCTCAGTGAGAAGCCTGATTGGGTTCTGATCTACGGCGATACTAATTCGACCCTGGCCGGTGCTTTAGCCGCTGTCAAGCTGCATATTCCGGTTGCGCATGTTGAGGCGGGGCTACGTTCATTCAATATGCGTATGCCTGAGGAAGTCAACCGTATACTTGCTGACCGAATTTCGACACTACTGCTATGCCCGACCGAGGCCGCCGTAGGAAATCTGGCTCACGAAAGTATGATCCAGGGTGTGCACAATGTCGGGGACGTGATGTACGACGTTGCGCTCTATTATCGAGAACGTGCTCGGGTAAATAGCCGGATACTGCAGCGACTTGGTCTGACTGAGCAGGGCTATGCTCTGGCCACCTGCCACCGTGCGGAAAATACCGATGATCCGATTAGGTTGGGAGCTATTGTCGCCGCTCTGGCCAAAATTGCTGTCGAAATTCCCGTAGTAATGCCGCTGCATCCCCGCACGTGCAAGCTACTCCAGCAATATGGCTTGGCGCACGAACTCAAAGCACTTCACGTACTTGATCCTTTGCCATTTCTTGACATGGTTGCGCTGGAGCAGGCTGCCAGCGTCATCCTTACGGACTCTGGTGGTGTACAGAAGGAGGCATTTTTCTATCGCGTTCCCTGCATCACCATGCGAGACGAGACAGAGTGGTTAGAGACTGTCGAGTTAGGGTGGAACCAGCTCGCAGGCGCTGACCGATCGCGTATTCTTGAGGCTTACAATACTTTCTCGAATAGCTCTCCGACTGCATGTGCCGCGCCTTACGGAGATGGCGCTGCTAGTGGCAGGATCGTAGAGAAACTGATGGCTAACAGTTGA
- a CDS encoding DegT/DnrJ/EryC1/StrS family aminotransferase, which produces MIEFIDLKAQQALIKDRIDAGIQRVLAHGQYILGPEVAELEEKLVAFVGAKYCISVANGTDALQIALMAIGVGAGDEVITPGFTYIATAETVALLGAKPVYVDVDPRTYNLDPQLLEAAITPRTKAIIPVSLYGQCADFDAINAIAAKHGIPVIEDAAQSFGATYKGKRSCNLTTIACTSFFPSKPLGCYGDGGAIFTNDDELAKVLRQIARHGQDRRYHHIRVGVNSRLDTLQAAILLPKLEILPRELKLREQVARRYTQLLGDAGIAAPHVEAHNFSAWAQYTVQVEARDEIQERLKASGVPTAVHYPIPLNRQPAVRDEQASLPVGDAVAERVMSLPMHPYLDEATQEVVVKAFKASFSV; this is translated from the coding sequence GTGATCGAGTTCATTGACCTTAAGGCGCAGCAGGCGCTGATCAAAGACAGGATTGATGCGGGAATTCAGCGTGTCCTGGCGCACGGCCAGTACATTCTGGGCCCGGAAGTGGCTGAGCTGGAAGAGAAGCTCGTTGCTTTTGTCGGCGCCAAGTACTGCATCAGCGTGGCCAACGGCACCGATGCCCTGCAGATCGCCCTGATGGCCATTGGCGTAGGGGCTGGCGATGAAGTCATCACCCCGGGCTTCACCTATATCGCCACCGCCGAAACCGTCGCCTTGCTGGGCGCCAAGCCGGTGTACGTGGATGTTGACCCACGGACCTACAATCTCGATCCGCAGTTGCTGGAAGCCGCCATTACACCGCGTACCAAGGCAATTATTCCGGTGTCGCTGTACGGCCAGTGTGCGGACTTCGATGCGATCAATGCCATTGCTGCGAAGCACGGTATTCCCGTGATCGAGGATGCGGCACAGAGTTTTGGGGCTACCTACAAAGGCAAACGTTCCTGCAACCTGACGACCATTGCGTGCACCAGTTTCTTCCCCAGCAAGCCTTTGGGTTGTTACGGCGATGGCGGCGCGATCTTCACCAATGACGATGAACTGGCCAAGGTCTTGCGGCAGATTGCCCGGCACGGACAGGATCGCCGTTACCATCACATCCGCGTCGGTGTGAACAGCCGCCTGGATACCCTGCAGGCAGCGATCCTGTTGCCCAAGCTGGAGATCCTCCCGCGTGAGCTGAAGCTTCGTGAGCAAGTGGCACGGCGTTATACCCAGCTGCTGGGCGATGCCGGTATCGCTGCCCCTCATGTCGAGGCGCACAATTTCAGCGCTTGGGCGCAGTACACCGTGCAGGTTGAAGCGCGTGACGAGATTCAGGAAAGGCTGAAAGCATCAGGTGTACCGACGGCAGTGCATTACCCGATTCCGCTCAATCGCCAGCCGGCGGTCAGGGATGAGCAGGCAAGCTTACCCGTGGGAGATGCAGTCGCTGAACGAGTCATGAGCCTGCCGATGCATCCGTACCTGGATGAGGCCACCCAAGAGGTTGTCGTTAAGGCTTTTAAAGCGAGCTTTTCTGTATGA
- the wbpD gene encoding UDP-2-acetamido-3-amino-2,3-dideoxy-D-glucuronate N-acetyltransferase, with protein sequence MSHYQHSSAIVDDGAQIGEGSRVWHFVHVCGGARIGQGVSLGQGVFVGNKVIIGDNCKVQNNVSVYDNVTLEEGVFCGPSMVFTNVYNPRSLIERKNEYRDTLVKKGATLGANCTIVCGVTIGEFAFVGAGAVINKDVPAYALMVGVPARQIGWMSEFGEQINLPLEGEGSAPCVHTGARYVLKGKALIREAVQ encoded by the coding sequence ATGAGCCACTATCAGCACTCCAGTGCCATCGTCGACGACGGCGCGCAAATCGGCGAGGGCTCACGCGTCTGGCATTTTGTCCATGTATGCGGTGGTGCTCGAATCGGCCAGGGTGTTTCCCTGGGGCAGGGCGTATTCGTCGGCAATAAAGTGATCATCGGCGACAACTGCAAGGTTCAGAACAACGTCTCGGTGTACGACAACGTCACTCTCGAAGAGGGCGTCTTCTGTGGCCCGAGTATGGTCTTCACCAACGTTTACAACCCGCGCTCGCTGATTGAACGCAAGAATGAATACCGCGATACCCTGGTGAAAAAGGGCGCCACTTTGGGTGCCAACTGCACCATCGTCTGTGGCGTGACCATCGGCGAGTTTGCCTTCGTTGGTGCTGGCGCGGTTATCAACAAGGACGTGCCGGCCTACGCGTTGATGGTCGGCGTGCCGGCCCGGCAGATCGGCTGGATGAGCGAGTTTGGCGAGCAGATCAATCTGCCGCTGGAAGGCGAGGGTAGCGCGCCGTGTGTTCACACCGGAGCACGTTATGTGCTCAAGGGCAAAGCGCTGATCAGGGAGGCCGTACAGTGA
- a CDS encoding Gfo/Idh/MocA family protein, whose translation MKRFALIGAAGYIAPRHMRAIKDTGNELVCAYDINDSVGIIDSLSPQSEFFTEFERFYDHAWRLKRDPVTALDIVSVCSPNYLHHSHITAGLRLGCDVICEKPLVPSASMLDDLLLTEKETGRRLWNILQLRHHQAIIDLKQQVSDGKQDHKHDVELTYITSRGKWYMESWKGDPRKSFGVATNIGVHFYDMLHFIFGKLQRNVVHFVNEFKAAGYLEYENARVRWFLSIDANDLPDSVKGKKPTYRSITCDGVEIEFSEGFTDLHTVSYQAILDGKGYGIEDARHCVETVETIRTLAPIRAQDDEGHPFLARLLG comes from the coding sequence ATGAAACGTTTCGCTCTCATCGGCGCTGCTGGCTATATAGCTCCACGCCACATGCGCGCCATCAAGGACACCGGCAACGAGCTTGTGTGCGCCTACGACATCAACGACTCGGTTGGCATCATCGATAGCCTCTCGCCGCAGAGCGAGTTCTTCACCGAGTTCGAGCGCTTCTATGACCACGCCTGGCGGCTGAAGCGCGATCCGGTGACTGCACTGGACATCGTCTCGGTCTGCTCGCCCAACTACCTGCACCATTCACATATCACCGCAGGCTTGCGCCTAGGTTGCGACGTGATCTGTGAGAAACCTCTGGTGCCCAGTGCATCAATGCTCGATGACCTGCTCCTCACCGAGAAGGAAACCGGTCGCCGCCTGTGGAACATCCTCCAGCTGCGCCACCACCAGGCCATTATCGACCTCAAACAGCAAGTCAGTGACGGTAAGCAGGATCACAAGCACGACGTCGAACTGACCTACATCACCAGCCGTGGCAAGTGGTACATGGAAAGCTGGAAGGGCGATCCGCGCAAATCGTTTGGCGTGGCGACGAACATCGGTGTGCACTTTTACGACATGCTGCACTTCATCTTCGGCAAGCTGCAGCGCAACGTCGTTCACTTCGTCAATGAGTTCAAGGCCGCAGGTTATCTGGAGTATGAGAACGCGCGCGTGCGCTGGTTTCTTTCCATCGACGCCAACGATCTGCCTGACTCGGTGAAAGGCAAGAAACCGACCTATCGCTCGATTACCTGTGATGGTGTTGAAATCGAGTTCTCCGAAGGCTTCACCGACCTGCACACGGTCAGCTATCAGGCGATCCTGGATGGCAAGGGCTACGGCATCGAGGATGCCCGTCACTGTGTGGAAACCGTGGAAACCATTCGCACCTTGGCCCCCATCCGTGCCCAGGATGATGAAGGTCACCCGTTCCTTGCGCGTCTGCTGGGCTGA